The Thermococcus sp. genome includes a region encoding these proteins:
- a CDS encoding ATPase, producing MEGLKLYQSYEVYGLSANPFEQLASEGINDVESIHVYQEVDMRLQMIVSEVIGNKSSIALSIVGPLGMGKTQRLKSLAKAIEENRGKAIYVKVDTNDILKLTRDIFYALKPPKSRTNIFLENLSRKLGFIDRLEKMLSDTKEYKSRDIAELLVEQMGKYPYCALLLDELENMQSAREHEKIQFFEMLRHFISTMPKGCIVAFACIPEAYEEYTKIFPAFFMRLHYEFKLRPMSLDETFELVKKRLNRVRIRDTDDPLYPFTEEAIRLIHQLGKGNPRQILRLLHYVLSESAKHKFDPIDDYVVTTILEEPKSLEEYLTRIPKEYKDLVEAIVFEFNGGPVSYIQVAKAVKKPGMQVYESLNELIRLGFLVGDPKGNYKVPDYVRKFLEEGEAEKLKGE from the coding sequence ATGGAGGGTCTTAAGCTTTACCAGTCATACGAGGTTTACGGTCTTTCAGCAAACCCCTTTGAACAGCTCGCCAGTGAGGGAATAAACGATGTCGAGAGCATTCACGTTTACCAGGAAGTTGACATGCGCCTTCAGATGATAGTTTCAGAGGTAATCGGGAACAAAAGCTCGATAGCGCTGAGCATAGTCGGTCCCCTCGGGATGGGTAAAACCCAAAGGCTCAAGAGCCTCGCAAAGGCCATCGAAGAGAACCGGGGGAAGGCAATATACGTAAAGGTGGACACGAACGACATCCTCAAGCTCACAAGGGACATCTTCTACGCCCTAAAGCCGCCGAAGAGCAGGACCAACATCTTCCTCGAAAACCTCTCGCGAAAGCTCGGCTTCATAGACAGACTTGAGAAAATGCTCAGCGACACGAAGGAGTATAAAAGCAGGGACATAGCAGAGCTTTTGGTCGAGCAGATGGGCAAATACCCCTACTGTGCCCTTCTCCTCGACGAGCTTGAGAACATGCAGAGCGCGAGGGAACACGAGAAGATTCAGTTCTTCGAGATGCTGAGACACTTCATAAGCACGATGCCAAAGGGCTGTATAGTGGCCTTCGCCTGCATTCCCGAGGCCTACGAAGAATACACCAAGATTTTCCCGGCCTTCTTCATGCGCCTCCACTACGAGTTCAAATTGAGGCCGATGAGCCTTGACGAGACCTTCGAGCTCGTGAAGAAGAGACTCAATCGCGTTCGCATAAGGGACACTGACGACCCGCTTTATCCCTTCACCGAGGAAGCGATAAGGCTCATCCACCAGCTCGGCAAGGGCAACCCGAGGCAGATTCTTCGCCTACTCCACTACGTCCTGAGCGAGTCGGCAAAACACAAGTTCGACCCGATTGATGACTACGTGGTGACGACAATCCTTGAGGAGCCCAAGAGCCTTGAGGAGTACCTCACGAGGATTCCAAAGGAGTACAAGGATTTGGTCGAGGCCATCGTTTTTGAGTTCAACGGTGGACCTGTGAGCTACATCCAGGTGGCTAAAGCCGTCAAAAAACCCGGAATGCAGGTTTACGAGAGTTTAAACGAGCTAATAAGGCTTGGCTTTCTTGTCGGCGACCCCAAGGGCAATTACAAGGTTCCCGACTACGTGAGAAAGTTTTTAGAGGAGGGGGAAGCCGAGAAGCTGAAGGGTGAGTGA